One Manduca sexta isolate Smith_Timp_Sample1 chromosome 26, JHU_Msex_v1.0, whole genome shotgun sequence genomic region harbors:
- the LOC115452079 gene encoding vitamin K-dependent gamma-carboxylase: MANDLKIKVLDRLGTVYGRTLFLTVPQTDYIIVHWFIFVFDLTVAVWMMLARTRPIAMVFCALFHLMNSRLFTIGMFPWVCLATMPLFYSFDWPKQVLLKYEVVLHILSEATSKKMNNATLCESNREINDDKQLNDSTSGLNNDKNSEDYEGASKKPTDEFDYNTIKDGLTNSDLNESNAEVTEEIKNVQHSDKKDQIKYKTANEKRTTYIILFYVFIQGFLPYSHFITKGYNNWTDGLYGYSWDMMVHTWDVQSVVVKIVDNNNNKELYVDPYIYTLNDRWSRHGDMVYQYAKCLKEKLLMEFKHQSNKLISENISIYIDVWCSMNGRFTQRMFDPNTDILKANWSPFQRIPYLLPLLDESLAWRHRLDAIRKNVYSWNNYSDVIFFADFPGYYQEKYIPEELYNVTLTVLEGTVIFEPEVTNFLIGQSYQLSNKDYVHVKAGSFHKVINIGKSPAFYMYTFMNSTEIKKTQEAKPKLPIFKELRRRFNGMVTFCNLLFDNFMQLLYKSPNKCT, encoded by the exons ATGGCCAATGATTTGAAAATTAAAGTTCTGGACCGTCTTGGCACTGTTTACGGCCGGAC ATTATTTCTCACAGTGCCGCAGACGGACTACATCATTGTTCACTGGTTTATATTCGTGTTCGACCTGACGGTGGCGGTGTGGATGATGTTAGCGCGCACTCGGCCGATCGCGATGGTCTTCTGCGCCCTCTTCCATCTCATGAACAGCAGATTATTTACTATCG GAATGTTTCCTTGGGTTTGCTTGGCGACAATGCCTCTATTCTATTCCTTTGACTGGCCAAAACAAGTTCTTCTGAAATACGAAGTAGTCTTACATATCTTATCCGAGGCAACATCCAAGAAAATGAACAATGCAACACTTTGTGAAAGTAATCGAGAAATTAATGATGACAAACAATTAAATGATTCAACTTCTGgtttaaataatgataaaaattcgGAAGATTATGAAGGAGCCTCCAAGAAACCAACTGACGAGTTTgattataatactattaaagATGGCTTGACCAATTCAGATTTGAATGAAAGTAATGCGGAGGTaactgaagaaataaaaaatgttcaacaCAGTGATAAAAAggatcaaattaaatataaaactgcaaACGAAAAGAGAACgacgtatataattttattttacgtttttattcaGGGTTTTCTACCGTATTCGCATTTTATTACCAAG GGTTATAATAACTGGACGGATGGTTTATATGGATACTCTTGGGATATGATGGTTCATACTTGGGACGTACAATCAGTCGTAGTAAAAATtgtcgataacaataataacaaggAGCTTTACGTGGATCCGTACATTTATACTCTTAATGATAGATGGTCAAGGCATGGTGATATGGTTTACCAATACGCTAAATGTTTGAAAGAAAAATTGTTGATGGAATTTAAGCACCAAAGTAATAAACTTATATCGGAgaacatttcaatttatatagaTGTTTGGTGTTCTATGAATGGCAGGTTTACACAACGAATGTTCGACCCAAATACTGATATATTAAAAGCCAATTGGTCACCATTTCAAAGGATTCCATACTTATTGCCATTGCTTGACGAGTCTCTTGCATGGAGACATCGTTTAGATGCGATCAGGAAAAATGTATATTCATGGAATAATTACAGTGATGTAATATTCTTCGCTGATTTTCCAG GTTATTACCAAGAAAAATACATTCCAGAAGAACTGTATAATGTTACTTTGACCGTGTTAGAAGGTACGGTCATCTTTGAACCAGAAGTAACAAATTTTCTTATCGGCCAATCGTACCAATTAAGTAATAAAGATTATGTCCATGTAAAGGCGGGAAGCTTTCACAAAGTTATCAACATTGGAAAATCCCCAgcattttatatgtatactttCATGAATAGCacagaaataaagaaaacacaAGAAGCAAAACCTAAACTTCCGATATTCAAAGAACTACGCAGACGGTTCAACGGAATGGTCACTTTTtgcaatttattatttgataattttatgcaACTCTTATACAAGTCACCcaataaatgtacataa